The genomic stretch ttttggataggtaaatttttaaatttgatttacactaaaatattataaaaaaaattaagaattagTACCTCCGCTTGATAGTTGGCCAACACacaaattttgaattatgcaaatTTCCCGAGTCATTATTAAGAATAATATTAGATACTGATGAAGGTGGGAGTATATATGTCATGTCTCCTTGTCTAATTCCTAACATTGTTCGTCGGTTCAAGGATTTGAATAGCAGCAGAAATATATCTACTTGTATACACTTAAAATGCTAAAAAACACCTTTTGATTGTTGAAAAAATACAGAGGTCTATAGTAGTGACAAAACGTAAGAGTAAAATATAGACGATTAAGTTGGTCCAAATTTCCAATGATTTAAGGATGTATACACTTTTGGATGTCATAGATATATAATTGGTGGCCTGGAGGGGCCGGGTAGCTAGCTAGCTGCCGATGATCACATATCTTGGCATTTTCTACTACTTAGTGTATATTAATcctaaatatatatacatatatgtgAATGTGTCAATTTTGTAGTCCCATCACTTGTATTCTGAAATTCACGTTAAAGCATAAATAAATGTTCATGTGATTTTCCCCAATTTTAACCTTTCTCTGGTCCAAAGTATTAATTGGATGATCATGTTCAAATAATCCCCCACGCCCCAATGAAAAAGCTCCAATGATGCATGGACCATGTCAACAAAACCCCATTGGCAACATTGACAAAACCCAGAGTGTAAAACAAAAAAGAACCTTTCAATTTAATGCATACACACAGCACCAAGGCGACAGTGCAATTGAAAACCACCATATCATAAGAAAAGGATAACTTGCCAACTGCATATCTGAATATATATTAGATATTTTATTACGGGTAGGTATTTCTAATTAAAGCAAGTCATGATTACTTTAGTGCACAAACAGGCAATTACTAATTTATTATCACCGGTTTAATAATGTTACACTGATTCGATCTGACGACTAAATTaattacatacatacatacactTGAATTACTTCTGACACTTGATGATCAAGTCCTAATTACAAGCTTAGGAAATTGGAGTTGTATTTTGAATCCACAAAGAAGTTGCATGCAAAGTGTCTTGTAagttgattgaaaaataatacaGCAGTAACAATAATACAAATATGAAAGATAACAAGTATGACAGACAAATCACGGGGCTTACAACATGACTAATTTAATCATCATCTTGATCTTCATCGAAAGAAAGCAAGAAAGCCTGTACGTGTGTAAGAGTCTCTAGAGCTTAACGATCTCAGGAATGTGAACAGGGTAACGATCAATGCAATCAGTCCAAGGTCCATCAATGGGGGTCTTAATGGTCTTGTTACACTTCCACACGGCGCTGTTGCATTTGAACCCACTCCCGAAAGCAATCTGCCACACCCTATCCCCTTTCTTCATCCTCCCTTTCGATTCAATGTAGTTCAGTTCATACCACAGAGAAGAAGACGAAGTGTTGCCGAACCTGTGAAGGGTCATTCTGGAAGCTTCCACGTGCTCCGTCGACAGTTGGAGATTCTTCTGCAACTCGTCGATCACAGCGCGTCCACCCGCGTGGATGCAGAAGTGCTCGAAAGCTTGCTTGAAGTCAGGGATGTATGGCTTCCACTTAGGGTTGAAGATTTTCCTCCCAATCAGTGTCAGAAGGAAGAGAAGCTGCTCCGATGCCGGAAGAACAAGCGGACCCATGGTTGTGATGTTGGACTTCAAAGCTTCCCCTGCAATGGCCATGAGGTCTTTGGACAGCGAAATCCCAACCTTTCCTTCTTTGTCTTCTTCCTCGAACACACAACGGTACGCTTTGTCATCGGCACCCTTGTGAGTTCTAACCACGTGGACCAATCTGTACTTGGCTCTTCTCCGTTCCGATCTCCGGTTCGACAAGAGGATGGCGGCGCCGCCCATCCTGAACAAGCAGTTCGGAAGAAGCATGGCTCTCTCGTTGCCTTGGTAGTAGTTAGGCGTGATAATCTCGGTGCTGACAACCACGGCGTTGGAATTGGGATGAACCTGAAGAAGATCGCGTGCTAGGTCTATGGAGATGAGACCCGCACTGCAACCCATCCCCGAAAGGTTGAAGCTCTTGATGTTGCTCCTGAGCTTGTACTTGTTGATAACCATGGCGGACAAGGAAGGAGTTGGAGAGAAGAGGCTGCAATTCACTATGAGAATGTCGATATCCTTAGGCTTGAGGCCGGTTTTCTGAAACAAAGAGTCCATGGCTGAGAAGATGACAAGCTCGGCCTCGCCGCGAGCGGCCTCCATGGTAGGCTTGGGAGGGATGTAGTGAATGGCAGGAGGAAGACAGGTCTCTTCCCCGAGGCCGGAGCGCTCAAGGATCCTCATCTGGAACTCCACACTCTTGGGGTTGTTCTTGAGGATGAGCCTTGAGTGCTCCATGAAGGTGGCGAAGGGGACCCGGCATGTTACCGGTGGCTTGAAGCAAGCATAGTCAACGAGGTAAATTGTGCGTGGCTTTGACATGAAGTAGACGGTGGCAACGAAGATGATGAGGAAAGCGGAGCAGAGGATCTGAACGAGGTTGAAGTGCAGGGAATTCCAGAGATTAAGGATCTCTTGGGGGCCTAAGCGTAGAATCTCAATGGAGACTCCCAGCATGATTGGAACGAGGGTGAGTGTGATAATGTGGTTAACAAGGTACTGGTATCCAAGCTTGACATACTTGAGCTTCACGGAGTTGGAGAAATCCGGCAACATGGGAGGCATGTTGATTATTTGAGAAGATGGAAGACAATGTGAGTTGTGAATTGTGATTGATGGAGAGCGTGTAGGAGTGGGAGGTGAGGTTATAAAGGCAAAGGGGGTCTCCATGGGGTGGCAGATGAGTCGATTTAATGTCACACTTCACGTCACTCAACGCTCACTTAACTTGCTATTAATTTTCATAACTGCCCTCTCTTCCTATCTAACCATCGCTAACCTGTACCCTCTTTTATTATTTCCTTACGCTTCTTTCTTTCTAAATTATTACCTCCAAATCAAACGTCACAATGTTAAAACAAAATCATTACATACTACTCCGATCCTATTGAAATAAAGCATAAATCAAAGTAAAAGGGATCAGACATTGTACTGTATTTCTTTTTATTGATTGAAATATCTCCCACATATGGAAATATAATGATTCTCATCTGTATATGAGTTCTAAATCAGATGAAGACCAAGTCGCTAAAGTCCATGTCAACACTAGCATTGACTATTCAGAGTTTGTCAACAATCCATATAGATAGCATTGACTAAATTCATTTATCTATTTAGGCATTGTTCCAGGGGCTGGAAATGAGGCTATTTTAGAAAGAGTAGGCGCAAATGTTGATGCTGTATCATGCTATCTGGGAgcaatataataatatatgtgTGTTTGTGAACGAATGGAAGGGCATTGATGTGGTGACTTTGTGGAATGTGGATGCCACGCTAAACATTTTTCAGTAATAGATACCTCATTGCAGTTTTCTTCTTAAGAGCTTCAGGTTCAAGGTCTCTCtattcaaatttaaaagttCGCTCCTACATTTGATTTGTTTGGAACAAATGGTAAATTATGTTATACATATATGATGAAATTATATAAAGTACAAaattttatgttattaataCGTACCCTATATCTCGGCTAAATTAAACGAAAAAACAGTAATATACTAATAATTCGACAACAGAAAAGATAAGGTCGGCTATACAGAGCATCAGTCAACAATTATCAGCAAACCTACCCTAACAACAACATTCTCAAATTAAACGAGGATCTCGGCCAAACTATAAAACCAACTATCGAACTATTCATCTATAAAAAATGAGCAAATAATAAGGATATACACACAGCTTTATTGCttattttgattatattattattatatcattaAGATTcacttttgacttgagtgtctAAATATCTTTTGTAAGTATTTTTGCTGTGGTGTTCTAACCAAACTGACATATATCTCTTCCAACTAAGCAACACACTGTTCTAAGGAGTCGCTATAACCCGATTAGATCTTCACGAACATAACATTTGGCGTCACCGTAGGACCGATTATTAAcacgtttttattttcttcatttAAGCTCCTTTTTCAGGGACTCAATAATGGTAGATAACGGATTACAATAGCTGACGCAAGCTGAATTGTTAGCACAAAATGAGGAACTTTAAGCGGAACTCCAAAGGGTGAACGACCTACTTGTACAAAACCAGAGTGGAAAGAAAGACAAGGGCAACCCCGAACGCAATGACGAGCCGGTGTTGGAAACTCACATAGAGGAAACAGTTCTTCTGAAAGAAAAGAAGACGATATCCAGCCCTTTTTTAGAAGACATTATGCAATTTCAGATGCCAAAGAATTTCATTTTGTCTACCACTCTCAAGCCATATGAAGGGCTCGAAG from Arachis stenosperma cultivar V10309 chromosome 9, arast.V10309.gnm1.PFL2, whole genome shotgun sequence encodes the following:
- the LOC130948763 gene encoding 3-ketoacyl-CoA synthase 6: MPPMLPDFSNSVKLKYVKLGYQYLVNHIITLTLVPIMLGVSIEILRLGPQEILNLWNSLHFNLVQILCSAFLIIFVATVYFMSKPRTIYLVDYACFKPPVTCRVPFATFMEHSRLILKNNPKSVEFQMRILERSGLGEETCLPPAIHYIPPKPTMEAARGEAELVIFSAMDSLFQKTGLKPKDIDILIVNCSLFSPTPSLSAMVINKYKLRSNIKSFNLSGMGCSAGLISIDLARDLLQVHPNSNAVVVSTEIITPNYYQGNERAMLLPNCLFRMGGAAILLSNRRSERRRAKYRLVHVVRTHKGADDKAYRCVFEEEDKEGKVGISLSKDLMAIAGEALKSNITTMGPLVLPASEQLLFLLTLIGRKIFNPKWKPYIPDFKQAFEHFCIHAGGRAVIDELQKNLQLSTEHVEASRMTLHRFGNTSSSSLWYELNYIESKGRMKKGDRVWQIAFGSGFKCNSAVWKCNKTIKTPIDGPWTDCIDRYPVHIPEIVKL